From a single Lineus longissimus chromosome 16, tnLinLong1.2, whole genome shotgun sequence genomic region:
- the LOC135500898 gene encoding uncharacterized protein LOC135500898, with protein MDEAKVDHFLDFISRPEFLQDVAYGTRTMKLSHGEKLEIPNVVRTTIVSRLIQMYLAYCEEIGFQPLKRSSLFSIIQARMPITGIWSSTSKGVRCISKKVPGWIRQHCRRRISSIRYPTQSFGSPWRLWLSTCNNRGLECQDSVCEGLPKDGFQTSCQRSQPVP; from the exons ATGGATGAGGCGAAGGTGGATCACTTCCTCGACTTCATCTCTAGACCAGAATTTCTTCAAGATGTAGCATATGGAACTCGTACCATGAAGCTGAGCCATGGGGAGAAACTGGAGATACCAAATGTTGTGAGGACTACCATCGTGTCAAGACTCATTCAGATGTACCTAGCATACTGCGAGGAAATTGGTTTTCAACCACTGAAAAGAAGCTCACTCTTCTCAATAATTCAGGCAAGAATGCCAATTACAGGTATTTGGAGTTCGACTTCCAAAG GTGTGCGCTGCATCTCAAAAAAAGTCCCTGGCTGGATTAGACAACATTGCCGCAGAAGGATCTCAAGCATTCGATACCCTACTCAAAGTTTTGGAAGTCCTTGGAGACTGTG GTTATCCACATGCAACAATAGAGGACTTGAATGTCAAGATTCAGTCTGCGAGGGTTTACCTAAAGACGGATTTCAAACTTCATGTCAGCGAAGCCAGCCAGTGCCCTGA
- the LOC135500764 gene encoding uncharacterized protein LOC135500764, producing MYALGDGTTPCSQKHDFSCQRCDEISYIFDTIESAFSDSDVSYRYEKQREELLFDFEAAKEKIIQLKAHLLRAKNQERAKTKILDELLPNQCLMTMDWAMKFLPMKFREAQQDWFAKKGISWHVSALVTKTMENEYQIHCFVHVLVQCKQDWFSVYSLIEACIAKLQVELPQVTELFLRSDNVGCYHNASLLLSLPSLSKAKGIFIKRYDFSEAQSGKDICDRKIAPMKAHMQRYVNEGHDVQTALDMKNALETYGGVRGCYVAVATLKPGAAKEKGTWQGITSYTNFQFEEEGIRVWTAYGVGVGQFHSHNVVLKKTRQGSSGVVIGDYTIPDQITGSLSAHSSSQLVQVPCPEDGCGRMFPSQEALTMHMACGTHDALPLKDTKIDKVKRKWTEKVDALAKPSVSSGAIEVSGTVESGSSLVKIGWAQRGQRTARRNAPEVREFLEKEFMKGVNTGIKENPSNVATRLKATFSKEHWLTSQQVMSYFSRLSTKQKCGHLPGGPVVEESTEEEVAAVSAAVVRRRLRNKVAQEAGF from the exons ATGTATGCCTTGGGGGATGGTACAACACCTTGCAGCCAAAAACATGACTTTTCATGTCAACGATGTGACGAGATATCGTATATATTTGATACCATCGAGTCAGCCTTCAGCGATTCAGACGTGTCATACAG GTATGAGAAACAGAGGGAAGAGcttctttttgattttgaagcgGCAAAGGAGAAGATCATTCAACTGAAGGCACATTTGCTGAGGGCAAAGAACCAGGAGAGGGCCAAGACCAAAATTCTTGATGAGCTGCTGCCAAACCAATGCTTGATGACCATGGACTGGGCAATGAAATTCCTACCGATGAAGTTCCGTGAGGCCCAGCAAGACTGGTTTGCTAAGAAAGGCATCTCCTGGCATGTGTCTGCGTTGGTGACAAAGACAATGGAAAACGAGTACCAG ataCACTGCTTTGTCCACGTGCTCGTTCAATGCAAGCAGGATTGGTTCAGTGTCTACTCGTTGATTGAGGCCTGCATCGCAAAGCTTCAAGTCGAATTGCCACAAGTGACAGAGCTGTTCCTTCGGTCTGACAATGTGGGTTGTTACCACAACGCTTCCCTGCTATTGTCTCTGCCATCACTGTCTAAAGCCAAGGGGATTTTCATAAAACGATATGACTTTAGCGAGGCCCAATCGGGCAAAGATATATGTGATAGAAAAATTGCCCCAATGAAGGCTCACATGCAGCGATATGTGAATGAGGGGCATGATGTCCAGACTGCCCTGGATATGAAGAATGCTCTTGAGACGTATGGTGGAGTACGCGGTTGCTATGTTGCCGTTGCAACCCTAAAGCCCGGAGCAGCCAAAGAAAAGGGCACTTGGCAAGGAATAACGTCTTACACAAACTTTCAATTTGAGGAAGAAGGCATTCGGGTTTGGACAGCGTATGGTGTCGGGGTTGGCCAATTCCATAGCCACAATGTTGTACTGAAGAAGACCAGACAGGGATCATCTGGTGTAGTCATAGGTGATTACACTATACCAGATCAAATCACAGGAAGTCTTAGTGCCCACAGTTCCTCACAGTTGGTGCAAGTGCCATGCCCGGAAGATGGTTGCGGTAGGATGTTCCCTAGCCAGGAGGCACTCACCATGCACATGGCTTGCGGTACTCATGATGCCCTCCCACTGAAGGACACGAAAATCGATAAAGTCAAGAGGAAGTGGACTGAAAAAGTCGATGCCCTTGCAAAGCCTTCTGTTTCCAGTGGTGCTATTGAAGTGTCGGGCACCGTTGAGTCTGGAAGCAGCCTCGTTAAAATAGGATGGGCTCAGCGTGGCCAACGGACTGCACGGCGCAATGCCCCAGAGGTGCGGGAATTCCTGGAGAAAGAGTTCATGAAAGGTGTCAACACCGGTATCAAGGAGAATCCCTCAAATGTTGCCACACGTCTGAAGGCTACATTCAGCAAAGAGCACTGGCTAACATCACAGCAGGTGATGAGCTATTTCAGTAGGTTGTCCACAAAGCAGAAATGTGGACATCTCCCTGGTGGGCCAGTTGTTGAAGAATCAACAGAGGAGGAAGTTGCTGCTGTATCTGCTGCTGTGGTGCGACGCAGACTCAGAAACAAAGTTGCTCAGGAGGCAGGTTTCTAA